From the Candidatus Brocadiia bacterium genome, one window contains:
- a CDS encoding HD domain-containing phosphohydrolase, whose protein sequence is MVRFQDIFKKMRPVEPEIKPAEAPKPQDKPASTDNRDKKAGPVSYHTNQALFKSNLSKLQEKSADPMISALPEAANPRLVRSGDEEKKPSPFRSAPVPKEPTVDFPFSQKVQPQPAKPEVSNTPFSRAAQESIGQRTEPARPTPVQLSSVIKAQDLQETEKAVELYEKLASLSQAVLDMVAKKSSLRELDLPEFTGVIKESVNLISRGDRSMLDLIYRTSSGNYLIAHQVNTAILAMEIGKGIGYSEDKLEDLGLSGLLHDVGMQEVYPMIDRKDKLSSQEYEQVKNHITTGANLLKGIPGLADVVWEVCQQHHERITGSGYKGLSGKSINEYAHIIALADTFEAITHSRPYRRKKSGQEAVKDLIETSGNDFDRQALKVLVKRVGIYPVGTWVEMNTGEIARVVRINETFPLRPTVVLMYLADGSPVAEPRSIELAKNQMISIKSTLDEGELARRQIKEV, encoded by the coding sequence ATGGTGCGTTTTCAGGACATATTCAAGAAGATGCGTCCGGTCGAACCCGAGATTAAGCCGGCGGAAGCACCAAAGCCTCAGGACAAGCCGGCATCGACCGACAATAGAGACAAGAAAGCCGGGCCGGTTTCTTACCATACCAACCAGGCGTTATTCAAATCTAACCTGAGCAAACTGCAGGAGAAGTCGGCCGACCCGATGATAAGCGCGCTGCCCGAAGCGGCCAACCCGCGGCTGGTGCGTTCGGGCGACGAGGAGAAGAAGCCGTCGCCGTTCCGGTCCGCGCCCGTACCCAAGGAGCCGACTGTCGATTTCCCGTTTTCCCAGAAAGTCCAGCCCCAGCCGGCCAAGCCCGAGGTGTCCAATACGCCGTTCAGCCGGGCGGCGCAGGAGTCCATAGGCCAGAGGACGGAGCCGGCGCGGCCGACACCGGTCCAGCTTTCCAGCGTAATCAAGGCGCAGGATTTGCAGGAAACGGAAAAGGCGGTGGAACTTTACGAAAAGCTGGCGTCATTGAGCCAGGCCGTGCTGGATATGGTCGCTAAGAAGTCGTCGCTCAGGGAATTGGACCTGCCTGAATTCACCGGCGTGATAAAAGAATCGGTCAATCTGATTTCACGGGGCGACCGGAGCATGCTCGATTTGATATACCGGACATCGAGCGGCAATTATTTGATAGCCCACCAGGTCAATACGGCAATCCTGGCGATGGAGATAGGCAAAGGCATCGGCTACAGCGAGGACAAGCTGGAAGATTTGGGCTTGTCGGGACTGCTTCACGACGTCGGCATGCAGGAAGTCTATCCGATGATAGACCGGAAGGATAAGCTTTCGAGCCAGGAATACGAGCAAGTCAAAAACCACATAACAACCGGCGCTAACCTGTTAAAAGGAATCCCCGGACTGGCGGACGTGGTCTGGGAGGTTTGCCAGCAGCATCACGAGCGGATAACCGGCAGTGGATATAAAGGCCTTAGCGGCAAGTCGATAAATGAATACGCCCATATTATCGCATTGGCAGATACTTTCGAAGCCATAACCCATTCCCGTCCGTACCGCCGTAAAAAGAGCGGGCAGGAGGCGGTAAAGGATTTGATAGAGACATCCGGCAATGACTTTGACCGGCAGGCGCTGAAGGTATTGGTCAAGCGGGTGGGCATTTATCCGGTCGGGACGTGGGTGGAAATGAATACCGGCGAGATAGCCCGGGTGGTTAGAATCAACGAGACTTTCCCGCTCAGGCCGACGGTCGTATTGATGTATTTGGCGGACGGCAGTCCGGTGGCCGAACCCAGAAGCATTGAACTGGCCAAAAACCAGATGATCAGCATTAAAAGTACCCTGGACGAGGGAGAACTCGCCAGGAGACAAATAAAGGAGGTGTAG
- a CDS encoding AAA family ATPase: MYLEFWGLKEKPFENTPDPRFFYATPRHEEALTRMLYAVSEQKGAAMLSGEYGSGKTLLTRIVTNQLLGENDRYKIAIIINPNIPADELLEEILYQLGKSVAPGARRKSECIRQLNAALYENANAGSHTVIIIDEAQAIKDESTFEELRLLLNFQLNNRFLLTLLLFGQPELREKIGNVKQLEQRLAVRFHLSHLTEEETRNYVRYRCKVAGAEKELFSDEAHRMIYRGSEGIPRVINNICDMALVAGMGGSDPVSGPIIQNVVKDLCGIEVK, encoded by the coding sequence ATGTACCTGGAATTTTGGGGATTGAAAGAGAAGCCATTCGAGAACACGCCTGACCCGCGGTTTTTCTACGCTACGCCGCGGCACGAGGAGGCGCTGACCCGGATGCTTTACGCCGTGTCCGAGCAGAAGGGCGCGGCGATGCTTTCGGGCGAATACGGGTCGGGCAAGACACTGCTGACCCGGATAGTGACCAACCAGCTATTGGGCGAGAACGACCGCTACAAGATAGCCATCATCATAAATCCCAACATACCGGCGGACGAACTGCTGGAGGAAATCCTGTACCAGCTGGGCAAGAGCGTGGCGCCGGGCGCCCGGCGCAAGAGCGAGTGCATCCGCCAGCTCAACGCGGCGCTCTACGAAAACGCCAATGCCGGCTCGCATACGGTCATCATCATAGACGAAGCCCAGGCCATTAAGGACGAAAGCACTTTCGAAGAGCTGCGGCTATTGCTCAATTTCCAGCTTAATAACCGGTTCCTGCTGACATTGCTTTTGTTCGGCCAGCCGGAACTGCGGGAGAAGATAGGTAACGTCAAGCAGCTGGAACAGCGGCTGGCGGTGAGGTTCCATCTTTCGCACCTGACCGAGGAAGAGACGCGCAACTACGTCCGGTACCGGTGCAAGGTGGCCGGCGCGGAGAAGGAGCTGTTCTCGGACGAGGCACACCGGATGATTTACCGGGGTTCGGAAGGGATTCCGCGGGTGATAAATAATATTTGCGATATGGCGCTGGTGGCCGGGATGGGCGGGTCGGACCCGGTCTCGGGGCCGATTATCCAGAATGTCGTCAAGGACCTGTGCGGGATTGAAGTAAAATAA
- a CDS encoding PD-(D/E)XK nuclease family protein, whose amino-acid sequence MPKKSSLFDPASAEPFRLSRSRIDKFIECPRCFYLEMRLGVKPPGSLPFTLNNAVDHLLKKEFDAYRAKGQPHPLMTKYSLSAKPYQHKDLDKWRQNFVGIQHHHKGTNFLITGAVDDVWENSDGRLHIVDYKATSKADALNLDSDWQAGWKRQMEVYQWLFRQNGFKVAETGYFVYCNGRKDREGLNGRLDFELEIFPYDGDAGWVETRLKEARECLSAETPPGSGAECELCAYASAVQTLKPAGKGKK is encoded by the coding sequence ATGCCTAAAAAGAGTTCGCTATTCGACCCGGCCTCGGCCGAACCGTTCAGGCTCAGCCGCTCCCGTATCGACAAGTTCATCGAATGCCCGCGCTGTTTCTATCTGGAAATGCGCCTGGGCGTCAAGCCGCCCGGGTCATTGCCGTTTACCCTGAACAACGCCGTCGACCACCTGCTCAAAAAGGAGTTCGACGCCTACCGGGCCAAGGGCCAGCCCCATCCGCTGATGACCAAATACAGCCTCAGCGCCAAGCCTTACCAGCACAAGGACCTGGACAAATGGCGCCAGAACTTCGTCGGCATCCAGCACCACCACAAAGGCACCAACTTCCTGATAACCGGCGCCGTGGACGACGTCTGGGAAAACAGCGACGGCCGCCTGCACATCGTGGACTACAAAGCCACCTCCAAAGCCGACGCGCTCAACCTCGACTCCGACTGGCAGGCCGGCTGGAAACGCCAGATGGAGGTATACCAATGGCTTTTCCGGCAGAACGGTTTCAAGGTGGCCGAGACCGGGTACTTCGTTTACTGCAACGGCCGCAAAGACCGCGAAGGCCTCAACGGCCGGCTCGACTTCGAGCTGGAGATATTTCCTTATGACGGCGACGCCGGTTGGGTCGAAACCCGGCTCAAAGAAGCCCGGGAATGCTTAAGCGCCGAAACCCCGCCCGGCTCCGGAGCCGAATGCGAGCTCTGCGCCTACGCCTCGGCCGTCCAGACGCTGAAACCGGCGGGCAAGGGGAAGAAATAG
- a CDS encoding serine protease: MKRSHGLTLMGLIMAIGIFQISNCRLESEIWNVESEILVVDLSKKLPDNPYQTEYERMLWPTVRIKALFSTGSGVVIGDYIITAAHVVGNNSTVEIELFYPITDGLSVLCGSVAMTDTAKDLALIKPSRPLSYTAKLAPADYRPYIFTPVYSVGCSLGFPPRPSNGIISVITDKYWEITSPILPGNSGGPVYDGRTYEVIGIAVWVRVYKDQLVTTMAGVVPIQSIYEFINSNHENTKGEKH; encoded by the coding sequence ATGAAAAGAAGCCACGGATTAACACTGATGGGATTGATAATGGCAATTGGCATATTCCAAATTTCAAATTGCAGATTAGAATCTGAAATCTGGAATGTGGAATCTGAAATTCTGGTGGTTGACCTTTCCAAGAAACTGCCGGATAACCCGTACCAGACGGAATACGAGCGGATGCTTTGGCCGACCGTGCGCATTAAAGCGCTATTTAGCACAGGTTCGGGGGTGGTTATCGGTGATTACATCATTACTGCTGCTCACGTGGTTGGTAATAACAGCACGGTTGAGATAGAATTATTTTATCCTATTACGGATGGTCTCAGTGTCCTCTGTGGCTCTGTGGCAATGACGGATACCGCCAAAGACTTGGCTTTAATCAAGCCTTCCCGGCCGTTGTCATACACGGCCAAACTCGCCCCGGCGGATTACCGGCCATACATCTTCACGCCTGTGTATTCGGTCGGCTGTTCACTGGGGTTTCCTCCTCGCCCGTCTAACGGAATCATATCCGTCATTACGGATAAGTACTGGGAAATAACATCTCCCATACTGCCGGGAAACTCCGGCGGGCCAGTATACGATGGAAGGACCTACGAGGTTATAGGAATCGCTGTTTGGGTTCGTGTTTATAAAGACCAATTAGTAACCACCATGGCCGGAGTAGTACCAATACAATCAATCTACGAATTTATTAACAGCAACCACGAAAACACGAAAGGGGAAAAGCACTAA
- a CDS encoding DUF4276 family protein has product MSNPAFIVDGQMEQKIIQKICPGQPVRLLQCNGRNVSYEAAAKKAASLIRLQKRYQPIIIIFDREGRPDNHRFIANALYRAIEDQGIPKVTVIIGVPDRMIENWLLADIKAVNCYYSKIKPIKQKIFEGNSGKSRIRSLIGRSQYSETQDGPEIFIKCNQSCMCQNSDSFNEFYGKIKTIKCRWLHNVVPTTHNTPNKS; this is encoded by the coding sequence ATGAGTAATCCAGCATTTATAGTAGATGGGCAAATGGAGCAAAAAATCATTCAAAAAATATGCCCAGGGCAGCCGGTAAGACTTCTTCAATGTAATGGTAGGAATGTTTCATATGAGGCGGCTGCAAAAAAAGCTGCTTCTTTGATTAGACTTCAAAAGAGATATCAACCAATTATTATTATCTTTGATAGGGAAGGTAGGCCGGATAATCATAGGTTTATTGCTAATGCCCTTTATAGGGCTATTGAAGATCAAGGTATCCCTAAAGTGACCGTAATAATAGGTGTGCCAGATCGAATGATAGAAAATTGGTTACTTGCTGATATTAAGGCTGTTAATTGTTATTACTCAAAAATAAAACCAATTAAACAAAAAATATTTGAAGGAAATAGTGGTAAAAGTCGTATCCGATCACTTATAGGTCGTTCTCAATATAGCGAAACACAAGATGGCCCAGAAATATTTATTAAATGTAATCAATCATGTATGTGTCAAAACAGTGATAGTTTTAATGAGTTTTATGGTAAGATTAAAACAATAAAATGTAGATGGTTGCATAATGTTGTTCCGACAACACATAATACCCCTAATAAATCTTAA
- a CDS encoding ATP-binding protein — MITSINVNGFRSLSDFSLDLRPGLNILVGPNGSGKTNIITFFEFLSHLILYGPSEAVNQLGGAGSVFTKLSGDEFEKHIKVKLYGCAEISSHKYIKYCYSFTIAASENFDSIGFKEQELVLQKSSVFSQSNYMHEKSFCIKQNVVERKKQVISTQNYKKQMVDSSFLPPPMRNKITNDKTIIEDFLRHNDKDAPLVNSLAFLVEVVRFVAADLRGGQIFNIVPSRVKQPEESSSPVGIKKDGSGLAATLYAIINKKKHQGDIFFPGRFVIRRYTRDVDLKHTSIGDIVKYLKTANAAINKIDVVNDRFDNLLKIRFWIEKKDVSTMLPLSAMSDGTVKWLTLVTAILTSPSIFSLEEPENFLHPLMQSEVVKLMRHATEGRKKKTSIFMSTHSETILNNATPSEVVVISFEGGRSRADRCSNQNELREEIKRTGFGLGFYYISGSLTNE, encoded by the coding sequence ATGATAACATCAATAAACGTTAATGGGTTTCGTTCGCTTTCGGATTTTTCGTTAGATTTGCGACCTGGATTAAATATCTTGGTTGGTCCTAACGGTTCTGGGAAGACAAACATAATAACTTTTTTTGAGTTTTTATCGCACCTTATTTTATATGGCCCATCTGAAGCGGTTAATCAACTTGGTGGAGCAGGCTCTGTTTTTACGAAGCTAAGTGGAGATGAATTCGAAAAACATATAAAAGTAAAACTTTACGGATGCGCAGAAATTTCAAGCCATAAATACATTAAATATTGCTACTCTTTTACCATTGCAGCTTCAGAAAACTTTGATTCAATTGGGTTTAAGGAGCAAGAGTTGGTACTGCAAAAATCAAGTGTATTTTCTCAGTCTAATTACATGCATGAAAAATCTTTTTGCATTAAACAAAATGTTGTCGAGCGCAAAAAACAAGTAATTAGTACTCAGAATTATAAAAAACAAATGGTTGATTCGTCTTTCCTGCCGCCCCCAATGAGAAACAAAATTACTAACGACAAAACCATAATAGAAGACTTTTTGAGACATAATGATAAAGACGCCCCTCTTGTTAACAGTCTTGCATTTCTTGTCGAGGTGGTACGTTTTGTTGCTGCGGATTTAAGAGGCGGGCAAATTTTCAATATTGTTCCTTCACGTGTAAAGCAACCAGAAGAAAGCTCGAGCCCCGTAGGAATAAAAAAGGATGGTTCTGGATTAGCCGCGACACTTTACGCAATAATAAATAAGAAAAAACACCAAGGAGATATATTTTTCCCCGGACGATTTGTAATTCGAAGGTATACCCGTGATGTGGATTTGAAACATACATCAATTGGCGATATTGTAAAGTACTTAAAAACTGCGAATGCTGCTATAAACAAAATCGATGTAGTGAATGATCGTTTCGATAATCTATTAAAAATACGTTTTTGGATCGAGAAAAAAGATGTCTCGACAATGTTACCGTTGTCGGCAATGTCCGATGGCACCGTTAAATGGCTTACTTTGGTTACAGCAATTCTTACATCACCATCTATCTTTTCGCTAGAAGAACCTGAGAATTTCCTTCATCCTTTAATGCAATCGGAAGTTGTTAAACTAATGCGTCATGCGACAGAGGGAAGAAAAAAAAAGACCAGTATTTTTATGTCAACACATAGCGAGACAATTTTAAATAATGCTACACCATCAGAAGTTGTTGTTATTTCATTTGAAGGTGGTCGTAGTCGGGCAGATAGGTGCTCTAACCAAAATGAATTAAGGGAGGAAATTAAAAGAACAGGTTTTGGACTCGGATTTTATTATATTTCTGGGAGCTTAACAAATGAGTAA
- the dusB gene encoding tRNA dihydrouridine synthase DusB: protein MLKIGNIEIPSRLVLAPMAGVSGLPFRLINRSFGCQLAFLEMTNARTLCFMKRRTQRILATVPTDRPLGIQLLGAEPDIIRRAMEILRPENFDIIDLNAACPVKKVVNRGEGAGLLKDPSKLNQLLKIMVANTDRPVTVKIRSGWDEDSINAVDTALAAQDAGVKALFIHGRTRAQGYSGDVDYGTIRRVKQALAIPVIASGNALTPQLIKKLFDQTGCDGVAVARGAMGNPWIWPSAMQFLGTGIIPLAPDPSEISDTMIKHLDQCLEFYGQRTGVIRFRNFFHWYAKELPGIRHLRQEIFHANTKEQILDVAKKALLLR from the coding sequence ATGCTAAAAATCGGCAATATCGAAATACCCTCGCGGCTGGTCCTGGCGCCGATGGCCGGCGTCAGCGGTCTGCCGTTCCGGCTGATAAACCGCTCATTCGGATGCCAGCTGGCCTTCCTGGAAATGACCAACGCCCGGACCCTGTGTTTTATGAAACGGAGAACCCAGCGCATCCTGGCCACCGTCCCGACCGACAGGCCTCTGGGCATACAGCTGTTGGGCGCCGAGCCGGACATCATCCGCCGGGCTATGGAAATACTCAGGCCGGAGAACTTCGACATCATCGACCTCAACGCCGCCTGCCCGGTCAAAAAGGTGGTCAACCGCGGAGAAGGCGCCGGCCTGCTCAAGGATCCGTCCAAACTCAACCAACTGCTCAAAATAATGGTTGCTAACACCGACCGGCCGGTCACCGTGAAAATACGCTCCGGCTGGGACGAGGATTCCATAAACGCGGTGGACACGGCCTTGGCCGCCCAGGACGCCGGCGTCAAGGCGCTGTTCATCCACGGGCGCACCCGGGCCCAGGGTTACAGCGGCGATGTCGACTACGGGACCATCCGCCGGGTCAAGCAGGCGCTGGCCATCCCGGTCATCGCCAGCGGCAACGCGCTCACGCCCCAGCTGATAAAAAAGCTTTTCGACCAGACCGGCTGTGACGGGGTGGCCGTAGCCCGGGGCGCCATGGGCAATCCCTGGATATGGCCGTCCGCGATGCAGTTCCTCGGCACCGGGATAATACCGCTGGCACCGGACCCGTCGGAGATATCCGACACGATGATAAAGCACCTGGACCAATGCCTGGAATTCTACGGCCAGCGCACCGGGGTGATAAGGTTCCGCAACTTCTTCCACTGGTACGCCAAAGAACTGCCCGGCATCAGGCACCTGCGCCAGGAGATATTCCACGCCAATACCAAAGAACAGATACTGGATGTGGCCAAGAAGGCGCTGCTTTTAAGGTAG
- a CDS encoding thymidylate synthase, with translation MTENKGLTPVYIEAFNLDDAWFQCLSKILDHGHTYTITRGSFEGQRRLEFDYVAVQIKNPGQRPIIPMMPEGSSIPAPTSMEYVEQYMNYLLTGVKQAGEDYTYGERLVDPRVKVPGTQDANNMLKEMPLDVNQIEEVIKMYKKDGHGTNQATMEIGMPSDIKLVDPPCLRIIDTRIRYGKLHFMLYFRSWDLWAGFPSNLAGLQLLKEYMAGEIGVEDGEIIAASKGMHLYEYTWEIAKLRTQKK, from the coding sequence ATGACCGAAAACAAAGGCCTGACGCCGGTATACATCGAAGCCTTCAACCTGGACGACGCCTGGTTCCAATGCCTGAGCAAGATACTCGACCACGGCCACACCTACACCATCACCCGGGGCAGTTTCGAAGGCCAGCGCCGGCTGGAGTTCGACTACGTGGCGGTGCAGATAAAAAATCCCGGCCAGCGCCCAATCATACCGATGATGCCCGAGGGCTCATCCATCCCGGCGCCCACCTCGATGGAATACGTCGAGCAGTATATGAACTACCTTTTAACCGGAGTCAAGCAGGCCGGCGAAGATTACACCTACGGCGAACGCCTGGTCGACCCAAGAGTGAAAGTGCCCGGCACCCAGGACGCGAACAATATGCTCAAGGAAATGCCGCTCGACGTCAACCAGATAGAAGAAGTCATCAAGATGTACAAGAAAGACGGCCACGGCACCAACCAGGCCACTATGGAAATCGGAATGCCGTCGGACATCAAGCTGGTCGACCCGCCGTGCCTGAGGATAATCGACACCCGCATCCGCTACGGCAAACTGCACTTTATGCTTTACTTCCGCTCCTGGGATTTATGGGCCGGATTCCCGTCCAACCTGGCCGGGCTGCAGCTCCTGAAAGAATATATGGCCGGCGAAATCGGGGTCGAAGACGGCGAAATCATCGCGGCCAGCAAGGGGATGCACCTGTACGAATACACCTGGGAAATCGCCAAACTGCGGACACAGAAGAAATAA
- a CDS encoding electron transfer flavoprotein subunit beta/FixA family protein: MNVIVCIKRVPSTETNVRVAPDGKSLDTTGVEYILSPFDEIALEEGLRIKEKLGAGEVTVITVGPAESATTLRTCLAMGADKAVLLKTPAQFMTDPFIVASALANQIKQMPYNIILAGKQAVDDDNAQVPSILAQLLNIPFASLVIKLEPAGAKATANREIEGGSEVLEVTLPAVFTAQKGLNEPRYPSLKGIMSAKKKPLEEKDAGISAQPALEVIKMEYPPSRPAGRIVGKGAEAVPELVKLLNEEAKVI; this comes from the coding sequence ATGAACGTAATCGTTTGCATCAAGCGAGTGCCGAGCACGGAAACCAACGTCCGCGTGGCGCCGGACGGCAAATCACTGGACACGACCGGAGTGGAGTACATTCTCAGCCCATTTGACGAAATCGCACTAGAGGAAGGTCTGCGCATAAAGGAAAAGCTGGGCGCCGGCGAGGTGACCGTCATCACGGTCGGCCCGGCCGAATCAGCCACGACTTTGAGGACCTGCCTGGCCATGGGCGCGGACAAGGCGGTGCTGCTTAAGACACCGGCCCAGTTCATGACCGACCCGTTCATCGTTGCATCGGCTCTGGCCAACCAGATAAAGCAGATGCCTTACAATATCATCCTGGCCGGCAAGCAGGCGGTGGATGACGACAACGCCCAGGTGCCGTCGATACTGGCTCAATTGCTCAATATCCCGTTTGCCAGCCTGGTAATCAAGCTGGAACCGGCCGGCGCCAAGGCCACGGCCAACCGCGAGATAGAAGGCGGTTCCGAGGTGTTGGAGGTGACACTGCCGGCCGTATTCACGGCGCAGAAGGGCTTGAACGAGCCGCGTTATCCGTCGCTCAAGGGGATTATGTCGGCCAAGAAGAAACCGCTCGAGGAAAAGGACGCGGGCATCAGCGCCCAGCCGGCCTTGGAAGTCATCAAGATGGAATATCCGCCCAGCCGTCCGGCCGGACGCATCGTCGGCAAAGGCGCTGAGGCCGTACCGGAACTGGTGAAACTGCTCAATGAAGAAGCGAAAGTAATATAA
- a CDS encoding electron transfer flavoprotein subunit alpha/FixB family protein → MSQPILVFIEVSNGAVKKLSLEALSEAKRQADKTQSEVIGLLVGHQVESLAQGLGAYGAGKVLVVDAKEFQAYTTAAYTKALNQAVEKVKPLAVFMSATPVGKDLSGSVGSALQTSAAQDCISVSYDNSFIVRRPVYAGKAIVTIKINKSPAIITLRPKMFPLSAPDASKSAAVEKLAVSLDANDLRVVFKKAVKSGDKKMPLTEADIIVSGGRGMKGPENYKILEELAATVNGAVGASRAAVDSGWRPHDDQVGQTGKTVCPTVYIACGISGAIQHLAGMSSSKCIVAINKDPEAPIFKVANYGVVGDLFEVVPVLTQEIRKIKK, encoded by the coding sequence ATGTCACAACCTATTTTAGTATTTATCGAGGTATCGAACGGCGCGGTGAAGAAGTTATCCCTGGAGGCCCTGTCCGAGGCCAAGCGGCAGGCCGATAAAACCCAGTCCGAGGTAATCGGATTGCTGGTCGGGCATCAGGTCGAATCGCTGGCTCAGGGTCTGGGCGCTTACGGCGCGGGTAAGGTCCTGGTCGTCGACGCCAAGGAGTTCCAGGCGTATACCACGGCGGCTTATACAAAAGCATTGAATCAGGCGGTGGAAAAGGTCAAGCCGCTGGCCGTTTTTATGTCGGCTACGCCGGTGGGCAAGGATTTATCAGGCAGTGTCGGTTCTGCTCTGCAGACCAGCGCGGCCCAGGATTGCATCAGCGTTTCCTACGACAACAGCTTCATCGTCCGCCGCCCGGTTTACGCCGGCAAGGCCATCGTGACCATCAAGATAAACAAATCTCCGGCCATCATCACGCTCCGGCCCAAGATGTTTCCGTTGTCAGCGCCGGACGCCTCGAAGAGCGCGGCCGTCGAGAAGCTGGCCGTGTCGCTCGATGCCAACGACCTGCGGGTGGTCTTCAAGAAAGCCGTAAAATCCGGCGACAAGAAGATGCCGTTGACCGAGGCGGACATCATCGTTTCGGGCGGCCGGGGAATGAAGGGTCCGGAGAACTACAAGATTCTGGAAGAGCTGGCCGCGACCGTCAACGGCGCGGTGGGCGCATCGCGCGCCGCGGTCGATTCGGGCTGGCGCCCGCACGACGACCAGGTCGGCCAGACCGGCAAGACCGTCTGCCCAACGGTTTATATCGCCTGCGGCATATCCGGCGCCATCCAGCATCTGGCCGGGATGTCGTCGTCCAAATGCATCGTGGCCATAAACAAGGACCCCGAAGCGCCCATATTCAAGGTGGCTAACTACGGCGTGGTGGGCGACCTGTTCGAGGTGGTGCCGGTGCTGACCCAGGAAATAAGGAAGATTAAGAAGTAA
- a CDS encoding VanZ family protein, translating to MKNRYWLLTGVYAGLIFLVSSFQIPPLPASPAISADKIAHFFEYAILGYFLYRACADSGGWLRARAPVISVLVAVIYAFSDEWHQLFVPGRQMSEWDFLFDSLGGIAVVLAMTRFRPVKAGPADASATGSGSISLLPFVVVVYGIGLLGAGFAILMTEKSTGIGLVQSFWAGKDSPLYFGFGAGVAVIIIAATRFLSNIRVFRQLEEEFRRILGRLKLYEVVVIALASGVAEETIFRGALQPHLGLIITSILFGLMHFPLSRFMIPWTMFAIVMGFILGGLYDYTGHNLIAPITAHFLINLVNLWLIAKSAGGPETVLLDADKTAEELPLPQDRINPT from the coding sequence ATGAAAAACCGTTACTGGTTATTGACCGGAGTTTATGCCGGACTGATATTCCTGGTTTCCAGCTTTCAGATTCCGCCCCTGCCGGCCAGTCCGGCCATATCAGCCGATAAAATCGCCCATTTCTTCGAATACGCCATACTGGGTTATTTCCTTTACCGCGCCTGCGCCGATTCGGGCGGCTGGCTTAGGGCCAGGGCGCCGGTCATCAGCGTGCTGGTTGCGGTTATCTACGCCTTCAGCGACGAGTGGCACCAATTATTCGTTCCCGGCCGGCAGATGAGCGAGTGGGATTTTCTGTTTGATTCCCTTGGCGGTATCGCGGTCGTGCTGGCGATGACCCGATTCAGGCCGGTCAAAGCCGGGCCGGCGGATGCGTCCGCCACCGGCTCCGGAAGCATCAGCCTGCTGCCGTTTGTGGTGGTTGTTTACGGCATCGGTTTGCTGGGGGCCGGCTTTGCCATATTGATGACTGAGAAATCCACCGGCATCGGGCTGGTTCAATCGTTCTGGGCCGGAAAGGATTCACCGCTATATTTCGGTTTCGGCGCCGGAGTAGCCGTCATTATCATTGCCGCCACGCGGTTCCTTTCGAATATCAGGGTATTCCGGCAGTTGGAGGAGGAGTTCCGGCGGATACTGGGACGCTTAAAGCTCTACGAGGTTGTTGTCATCGCGCTGGCCAGCGGCGTGGCCGAGGAGACCATATTCCGGGGCGCGCTCCAGCCGCACCTGGGGCTGATAATCACCAGTATCCTGTTCGGTCTGATGCACTTCCCGCTTTCCCGGTTTATGATACCCTGGACCATGTTCGCGATAGTGATGGGATTTATTTTAGGCGGGCTTTACGATTACACCGGGCATAACCTGATTGCGCCGATAACGGCACATTTTCTGATTAATTTGGTTAACCTTTGGCTGATAGCAAAATCCGCCGGCGGGCCTGAAACAGTTTTATTAGATGCGGATAAAACAGCGGAAGAATTACCGTTACCTCAGGACAGAATAAATCCTACTTGA